The genomic DNA TCCTCCCGTTGGATTGCAAATAGGTCAATATGCGCTCCCTCTCCCGGGGTTCGGCGGTGCGAAGGGCATAGATCACCGGAAGGGTCACGTTCCCCTGGCGCAGGTCGCTGCCGGCCGGTTTTCCCAATACCGATTCATCGCCGATGAAGTCCAACACATCATCGGTGACCTGAAAAGCCATGCCCACATAATACCCGTAAAGATAGAGGTTTCGGACAATCCGCTCTTCCGCCCGGCTGACCAGGCTTCCCAGTTGGCAGCTGACGGCCATCAAAAGCGCCGTCTTCCGCTTGATCCGCCGGAAGTAACGGAGGAGGGACGGGGAGGCGTCGTAAAAATCCCGGACCTGCTCGATCTCTCCCCGGCACATGTCCATGATCGAGCGGGAGAGAATCCGATGAACCGCGGGATCCTCGATTTCAGTCACCACCTGCAGCGAACGGGCAAAAATGTAATCGCCGGTGTACATGGCCACCCGGTTGTCCCATTGGGCCTTCACCGTCTTCCGGCCGCGGCGGGTTTCCGCGTCGTCGATCACGTCATCGTGGACCAGCGTAGCCATGTGGATCAATTCCAGCGGGACGGCCACCCGTTTCAGCCGGTGGATGTCATATTGTCCGAAGCGTCCGGACAAGAGCACGAAGAGAGGACGAATCCGCTTGCCTCCGGCTTCGAGAAGATGGCCGGAGGATCGGTTTAAACCGGCCTGGCTCGTTACAAGGGAGTCGGCCAACTCTTCTTCGATGATCTTCAAGTCGCTTCGCAGTTCCTCATAAATATCCAAGAGCTTCATCCACAACGGGCACAAAAAATCCGCTTCCCCGATGAGGGAGCCGTGCGCCCTTCCATCCCTTCTTTGACGATTTGCGGAGGATGAAGAGGCCTGGACTTTCAGACCGATGAGCCCCGCGGCTCGCAATCTCCCGCCTAACAGGGCGTCCCCGCCGGAAGATCCAACACGCGGATCCGAACGTTTTCGGGAAGCAATCCCAGCTCCCCGGCATATTGATAATACGCTTTCAACCCTTCCAGTTGCCTTTCACCCAAATCATAACACAGCCCGGTGTAATACTGGAACCAAAACTCGGGACTGCCCCCCAGCCGCCTGCGGGCTTCCTCAACCACCGGGAACAAATCCTTCAGACCCTTCTCTTTGCTTCCGATCAACCGGGAGGCAATCGCCGACACTTCATCCCGCAGCCGCTCGATCACCTCGTCCCGGACCGCCCAAACGGCAAAGGTCATGTCCAGCCCGGTCCGCTTATACCATTCCTCGCCGAGATCCAGCACTCGATAGCCCGGATTCTGCCAGGCCCCCCGAACCGCGTCGTCTCCGATCAGCAGGGCCGCATCCGCCCGGTCCATCATCTCCTCCAGCGACGGGGGCATGGTGAGGTATTCGGGATCTCCCCCTTCGAAATATTGAAGGAGGATTTTCAGAAGAGCGACGGAAGTGGCCGATGTGTTGGTGACAGCGATACGGGCGGAGCGGAGATCGGACAGGTCCGCCTGGCGCGTGAAAAGGTAGATCGACCTCACCGGTCCTCTCGAGCTGACAGACAAATGCGGAATCAAGGAGTACCGGGAGTGGTTTTCCCCGTAGGCGAAAGAAGAGATGGGACCCATGTCGATCTCTCCCGCAGCCATGCGGCGGTTCAACTGGCTCGGAACCTGGTGAATCAGCTCGACATTCAACCCCGCCGGATCAAAAAAATGATAGATCGGAAGAATGTTGGTAAAGGCGATGCGTCCAATCCGAATCGGTCTCAACAGGAACCCTCCCATCGCTTGTACAGCCGGTGCGGTATGTTCAACTGATCCAGCACCTTGCCGGCAACGAACCGAACCATATCCTCCAAATCGCGGGGGCCGTGATAAAAGGCGGGCATCGCCGGAAGCACCGTCGCTCCGCATCTCGCCAATTTGGTCATATTCTCCAGATGAATGAGATTGAGGGGCGTTTCTCGGGGAACCACAATCAACGGCCGCCCCTCCTTCAACATCACATCCGCCGCCCGCTCCAGCAGATTGGAGGAGATTCCCTGGGCAATCTTCGCCAGGGTCCCCATCGAGCAGGGAATCACCACCATGGCGTCACAGGGAAACGAACCGGAGGCAATCGGCGCGCCGATATCCCG from Planifilum fimeticola includes the following:
- a CDS encoding polyprenyl synthetase family protein, with protein sequence MCPLWMKLLDIYEELRSDLKIIEEELADSLVTSQAGLNRSSGHLLEAGGKRIRPLFVLLSGRFGQYDIHRLKRVAVPLELIHMATLVHDDVIDDAETRRGRKTVKAQWDNRVAMYTGDYIFARSLQVVTEIEDPAVHRILSRSIMDMCRGEIEQVRDFYDASPSLLRYFRRIKRKTALLMAVSCQLGSLVSRAEERIVRNLYLYGYYVGMAFQVTDDVLDFIGDESVLGKPAGSDLRQGNVTLPVIYALRTAEPRERERILTYLQSNGRKVPLSTVLDIVRRSGGIDYSMRLAERYLQKALLVLNRLPSCGARDSLERIARFVGSRSY
- a CDS encoding menaquinone biosynthesis protein, whose translation is MRPIRIGRIAFTNILPIYHFFDPAGLNVELIHQVPSQLNRRMAAGEIDMGPISSFAYGENHSRYSLIPHLSVSSRGPVRSIYLFTRQADLSDLRSARIAVTNTSATSVALLKILLQYFEGGDPEYLTMPPSLEEMMDRADAALLIGDDAVRGAWQNPGYRVLDLGEEWYKRTGLDMTFAVWAVRDEVIERLRDEVSAIASRLIGSKEKGLKDLFPVVEEARRRLGGSPEFWFQYYTGLCYDLGERQLEGLKAYYQYAGELGLLPENVRIRVLDLPAGTPC
- a CDS encoding flavin prenyltransferase UbiX — its product is MIGMTGASGAPYALCLMEELLRQGHEVHVTVTEAAWRVLKEEHGWNVERREEALRQALTVNSDLLHYHPIRDIGAPIASGSFPCDAMVVIPCSMGTLAKIAQGISSNLLERAADVMLKEGRPLIVVPRETPLNLIHLENMTKLARCGATVLPAMPAFYHGPRDLEDMVRFVAGKVLDQLNIPHRLYKRWEGSC